One Microcebus murinus isolate Inina chromosome 7, M.murinus_Inina_mat1.0, whole genome shotgun sequence genomic region harbors:
- the LOC105869863 gene encoding ufm1-specific protease 2: protein MGISETMDILFRIRGGLDLAFQLATANELFIKKALKHVLSDLSTKLSSNALVFRICHSSVYIWPNSDINTIPGELTDSSACKNVMRFIQFEQEEDIKRKFMRKKDKKLSDMHQIVNIDLMLEMSTSQAAVTPIIERENGGHHYVNMTLPVDAVISVAPEETWGKVRKLLVDAIHNQLTDMEKCILKYLKGTSIVVPEPLHFLLPGQKSLVTISYPSGIPDGQLQAYRKELHDLFNLPHDRPYFKRSNAYHFPDEPYKDGYIRNPHTYLNPPNIETGMIYVVQGTYGYHHYMQDRIDDNGWGCAYRSLQTICSWFKHQGYTERSIPTHREIQQALVDAGDKPATFVGSRQWIGSIEVQLVLNQLIGVTSKILFVSQGSEMASQGRELANHFQTEGTPIMIGGGVLAHTILGVTWNEITGQIKFLILDPHYTGAEDLQVILEKGWCGWKGPDFWNKDAYYNLCLPQRPNII from the coding sequence ATGGGGATTTCAGAAACTATGGATATACTCTTCAGAATAAGAGGAGGCCTTGATCTGGCTTTTCAGCTAGCTACTGCTAATGAACTTTTTATCAAGAAGGCACTAAAACATGTGTTAAGTGATCTGTCTACCAAGCTTTCTTCAAATGCACTTGTGTTCAGAATTTGCCACAGTTCGGTGTATATATGGCCCAACAGTGACATAAACACCATTCCAGGAGAACTGACTGATAGCTCTGCTTGTAAGAACGTAATGCGCTTTATTCAATTTGAGCAGGAAGAAGATATAAAACGAAAATTcatgagaaagaaagacaaaaagttaTCGGACATGCATCAAATAGTAAATATAGATCTTATGCTGGAAATGTCAACCTCTCAGGCAGCTGTGACTCCCATCATCGAAAGGGAAAACGGAGGACACCATTATGTTAATATGACTTTACCAGTTGATGCAGTTATATCTGTTGCTCCAGAAGAAACATGGGGCAAAGTTCGTAAACTTCTAGTTGATGCAATTCATAATCAACTAACTGATATggaaaaatgcattttgaaatatttgaaaggaaCATCTATTGTGGTCCCTGAACCACTGCACTTTTTATTACCAGGGCAAAAAAGTCTCGTAACAATTTCATATCCGTCAGGAATTCCAGATGGTCAGCTTCAGGCCTATAGAAAGGAGCTACATGATCTCTTCAATCTGCCTCATGACAGACCTTATTTCAAAAGGTCTAATGCTTATCACTTTCCAGATGAACCATACAAAGATGGTTACATTAGAAATCCACATACTTATCTTAATCCACCTAACATAGAAACTGGTATGATTTATGTGGTCCAGGGCACATATGGCTACCATCATTACATGCAGGATCGGATAGATGACAACGGCTGGGGCTGTGCTTATCGATCTCTGCAGACGATCTGCTCTTGGTTCAAACACCAGGGATACACAGAGCGGTCCATTCCAACACACAGAGAAATCCAGCAGGCTCTAGTTGATGCCGGTGATAAACCAGCAACATTTGTCGGATCACGGCAATGGATTGGATCTATTGAGGTACAGCTGGTACTAAACCAACTGATTGGTGTAACTTCAAAAATACTGTTTGTCAGCCAAGGTTCAGAAATGGCCTCTCAAGGACGAGAACTGGCTAATCATTTCCAGACTGAGGGAACGCCGATTATGATCGGAGGAGGAGTTTTGGCCCACACAATACTCGGAGTTACATGGAATGAGATAACAGGGCAGATAAAATTTCTGATTCTAGATCCACATTATACAGGAGCTGAAGATCTACAGGTTATTTTGGAAAAGGGCTGGTGTGGATGGAAGGGTCCAGACTTTTGGAACAAGGATGCTTACTATAACTTATGCCTTCCTCAGCgaccaaatattatttaa